The stretch of DNA TCGGGAGCGAGGCCCAGTACGACGAGTGGTACGACGGGCACACGCGCCCGGAACTGCTCGCGGCGTCGGAGTACGCCCTCCCCGAACTCAACCGCGGGAACCTGCCCGGGGCCGATCTGATCGCCTCCGGCGGCTGTAACGCGACGGCGACCATCCTCGGTCTGAAGCCCCTCTTCGACGCCGGGGTTCTCGCGGGCGACGAACAGGTCGTCGTCGACGTGAAAGTCGGCTCGTCGGAGGGCGGCGCCGGCGGCGGCGCGGCCTCCTCGCATCCCGAACGCTCGGGCATCGTCCGCCCCTACGCCCCGACGGGCCACCGCCACGAGGCCGAAATCGAGGAGTTCCTCGGACTCTCCGTCTCCTTCACCGTCCACGCGGTGGACATGATCCGCGGCGCGGCCGCGACCTGTCACGTCTTTCCGGAGGGTCCGGTGACGAAGAAGGACCTCTGGAGCGCCTACCGCGAGAGCTACGGCGACGAGCCGTTCATGCGCACCGTCGCCGGGGGCGGCGGCGTCTACCGCTACCCCGAGCCGAAGGCGGTGGCGGGCACCAACTACGGCGAAGTCGGCTTCGAAATCGACCCCTCGAACGAACGGGTAGTAGTCTTCTCCGCCATCGACAACATGATGAAAGGCTCGGCGGGGCAAGCGGTCCACGCCGCGAACATCTCGCTGGGCCTGGCGGAGACCGCCGGCTTGGAGTTCGAGGGCATGCATCCAGTGGGGGCGCCCTGATGACGGTCGTGGTGAAAATCGGCGGCGCGAAGGCCGTCGATCCCGCGGGTGCCGTCACGGACATCGCGGGCCTCGTCGACGACGGCGAGCCCGTCGCCGTCGTCCATGGCGGCTCCACCGCCGTCGACGACGTGCTTTCCCGGCTGGGAATCGATCCCACGTACGTCGAGACACCGGGCGGCGTCGTCGGTCGGTTCACGGACGAGGCGACGATGGAGGCGTTCACGATGGCGATGGGTCGCGTGAACAGCGACCTCGTCGCGACGTTCCGCGAGGCGGGCGTCGACGCCGTCGGTCTCTCGGGGGTCGACGGCGGCCTCGTCACCGGCCCGCGGAAGTCCGCGGTCCGCGTGGTCGAGGACGGCACGAAGAAGATCAAACGCGGCGATCACTCGGGGAAGATCGAGTCGGTGAACGCCGACCTGCTGGAGGCGTTACTGGGCGACGGTTACACGCCCGTCGTGGGGCCGCCGATGCTCGCCGACGACGGCGTGGCGGTCAACACGGACGCCGACCGCGTGGCCGCGGCGGTGGCGGGCGCCCTCGGCGCGACGCTGGTCGTCCTCACCGACGTGGCGGGCGTCTACGCCGATCCGGACGACCCGTCGACCCTGATCGAGTCGGTGACGACGCCCGCGGAGTACGACGCACTCACCGACGCTGCGGAGGGGTTCATGACGAAGAAGGTCATGGCCGCCACCGAGGCCCTGGAGTCGGGGGCGAGCGAGGTGATCGTCGCCGACGCCAACGCCGACGCGCCCGTCACGGCAGCACTGGGGGAAAGCGGTACACACATTCGTCCGAATGCATTAGAAGGGCCATGAGCGGGTTCGTCTTCTCGGAGAAACCCATCGGTATCGAACGCGGGGAAGGGGCCACCCTCTACGCCGACGACGGCACGGAGTACCTCGACTTCGGCGCGAGCTACGCCGTCACGCCGGTCGGCCACTGCCACCCGCGGGTCGTCGACGCCGTGAAAGCGCAGGTCGAGGACCTCATGTACGTCCAGGCGTCATACCCCGTCGAAGCGCGGACGGAGCTGTACGAGAAACTGGCGACGGTGTCGCCGCCGGGGCTCGACAACGTCTGGCTCTGTAACTCGGGCACCGAGGCGAACGAGGCGGCGATCAAGTTCGCGCGCAACGCCACGGGACGGAGCAAGATCGTCGCCACGCGGCGTGGCTTCCACGGCCGGACCCTCGGCGCCCTCGCGATGACGTGGAAGGACAAGTACAAGAAGCCGTTCGAACCCCTGATCGACGGCGTCGAGTTCGTCTCCTACGGGGACAGCGAGGAACTCGCCGAAGCGGTGGACGAGGAGACGGCCGCCGTGTTCCTCGAACCCATCCAGGGCGAAGGCGGCATCCACCCCGCCGACGAGGGGTATCTACACGCGGCGCGGTCGCTCACCCGGAAGGCCGGCGCCGCCCTCGTCTTCGACGAGATTCAGACCGGCGTCGGCCGCACGGGGACGCTCTGGGCCTGCGAGCGCTCCCAAGTGTCGCCGGACATCCTCACGACGGCCAAGGGCATCGCCAGCGGGCTTCCCCTCGGCGCGACGGTATGTGCGGACTGGATCGCCGACGCCGATCCCGAACACGGCTCGACGTTCAGCGGCGGGCCGGTCGTCTGTGCGGCCGCCAACGCCACCCTCGACGTCGTCGTCGAGGAGGACCTCCCGACGCGGGCCGCCGACGTCGGGAGTTACCTCATGGAGTCTATCGAGGCCGCCGACCTGCCGATCCGCGAGGTTCGGGGAGAGGGGCTGATGATCGGGCTGGAGGTGAAGCGGGGGTCGAACCGCCTGCTCCGTGACCTCGCGCTGAACGAGCAGGTGCTCGCGCTCCCCGCCGGGCGGACGGTGCTTCGTCTGCTGCCGCCGCTGACCATCGGCGAAGAGCACGCCGACCGGTTCGTCGAATCGCTGGAGGCGGTGTTATGACCGCGAGCGAGGAAGCACTGTCCGACGTGAGCGGCGCGGAGCTGACCGAGGCACGGCGGCTGCTGGTCGACCTCGTCTCCACTCCCTCGCCGTCGGGCGAGGAGACCGAAGCCGCCGAGCGCCTCGTCGACTTCTTCGAGGCCCACGGCCGCGAGGCCCGGATCGACGAGGTGGGCAACGTCCACGCGCCGGCCGACGACGCCGTCCTCCTGACCTCCCACATCGACACCGTGCCGGGCGACATCCCGGTCGAGATTCGGGACGAGGGGGAGGGAGAGGAACTCTGGGGACGGGGGAGCGTCGACGCCACCGGCCCGCTCTCGGCGATGGCCGTCGCCGCCGTCGAGACGGGCGTGAGCTTCCTCGGCGTCGTCGGCGAGGAAGTCGACTCCCGTGGCTCTCGACACGTGATCGAGAGTGACCGCCCGGAGCCCGGCGCCGTCGTCAACGGCGAGCCGAGCGGATGGACGGGCATCACGCTCGGGTATCGTGGCCTGCTGGCGGGGACGTACGTCGCCACCAGCGAGTCGGGCCACACCTCCCGGCCGGAGAACAACGCGATTCAGGACGCGATGGACTGGTGGTCGCGGGTCGAAGAGGAGTTCGACCCCGACGAGTACCTCCCGGTCTTCGAGCGAGTGACCTGCAAACCGACGGAGCTCGAAGGGGGCCCCAGCGCGGACGGTCTCTCCGTCGAGGCGACGCTGGAGGTGCAGTTCCGCGTGCCGCCGAAGTACACCGTCGACGACGTACGGGAGATGGCGGACGGCCAGCTCGACATCGGCACCGTCCACTGGTACGATCACGTCCCGCCGGTGATGCAGAGCCCCCGTACCGACGCTGCGCGGGCGTTCCGCGCCGCAATCCGGGAGGCGGGTGGCGAGCCGCGTCTCCTCCGGAAGACGGGGACGGCGGACATGAACGTCTTCGCGTCCGCCTGGGACTGCCCGATGGTTACGTACGGTCCCGGCGATTCGGATCTGGATCACGCGCCGAACGAGCACCTGTCCCTCGCGGAGTACGACCGCTCCATCGAGGTGTTGATCGACGCCTGTCACCGATTACGATGATCGAAGCGACCGACGTCCTCGACGTGGACGACCTCACGGCCGGGGACTTGGAGACGGTGTTGGACCGTGCGGCGGCTATCAAGGCCGGCGAGGACGAAAACGAGTTGACTCGCCGGACGCTCGCGATGGTGTTCGAGAAGCCGAGCACGCGCACCCGCACGTCGTTCGAGACGGCGATGACCCGGCTGGGCGGGCACGCCATCTTCCTCGGCCCGGACGACATCCACCTCGGCAGCGGCGAACCCGTCAAAGACACCGCCCGCGCGCTCGCGGGCTACGCCGACGCCATCATGGCGCGGCTGTTCGACCACGCCGACGCCGAGGAACTCGCCGCATACGCCGACGTGCCCGTGATCAACGGGCTGACCGACGACGCCCACCCCTGTCAGACGCTCGCGGACCTGCTGACGGTCCGCGAGCGATTCGACGGGTTCGACGACGTGACCGTCGCGTGGGTGGGCGACGGCAACAACGTCGCGCAGTCGTTCGTCCTCGGGGCGGCGCTCGCCGACCTCGACCTCACGGTGACGACGCCGCCAGAGTACGGCGTCGACGACGACGTGCTGGATCGGGCAGCGGAGCTGGGGCGGACGCCCCGCGTCGTCGACGACCCCGGGGCGGCCGTCGCCGACGCGGACGTCGTCTACACCGACGTGTGGGTGTCGATGGGCGAGGAGGACGTGCGCGAGGAGAAGCTACGGGCGTTCGAGGGATACCAATTGAACGCCGACCTCCTCGCCGGCAACGACGCCTTGGTGATGCACTGCCTGCCCGCCCATCGCGGCGAGGAGGTCACCGACGAGGTGGTCGAGAGCGACCGGTCGATCGTCTGGCAGCAGGCCGAGAACCGCCTGCACGCGCAGGCGGGCTTGCTGGTCGAGTTGCTGGCGTAGGGGATCGGTCCGGCTGGCACGCGCGTCGTGTCGGTCTCGTGCCCGAGCGCGTGTGTCACTCCCCCTGTTCGACCTCGAAGATTTCGTCCGCAGTGAGTCCGTGGGCTTCGCGGTGGACTTTCTCACCCGCCTCCTTGCTGGGGCCTTCGAACAGACAGAAGACTGCTCCTTCGTCCTCGTCCACCCAGTAGTTCAGATATTTCACACCGTGTTTCTCCTGGGTTTCGACGTCTTTCTTGTGAGCTTCTACGACGTCCTCGACGCTCGCATCCACGTTTCTGTGGACGTCCATGTAGAGTGGCATGGGGTATCGAACTACGACGCCGCGAATCGTAAACCGGCCACAATGTTACGCTATGGAGACTATTGATTAATCGAATAACAACGTACCCGTCGAGCGCAGCCGGCGCCGCCGCAATCGATACGGAACGGCGGCAGTCGTCGGTGAAATCCGACGGCAGGGGCTGTCCCCACCATTCAGCACGGACCGGGCACCGAGACGTCGTCTTAGACCGGCGTCTCCAGTAGCTCCCGGATGTGGTCGTCGATGGCCTGCTTGTCCTCCTCGAAGACCCCGAACATCGTGAAGTGGCCCCAGAGACTGGGGATGGGTCGCAGTTCGCTGTCCGGGATCATCGACTCCTCGTGGGCGCAGTCGCTGACGGGGAAGAACATGTCCTCCTCGAACGGCATGACGAACGTCTTGGCCTCGATGCGGCCGAGCGCGGCCGCCAAGTCGCCGTCGGTGTTCCGGCTCACGTCCCCGTTCTGCCACTTTTTCGCCATCGTCAGGAGGTCGTTCGGGTCCATTCGCAGGAACCAGTCCTCCCAGAAGTTGGCCACCAGATCCTCGACGGACGTGAAGCCGGCCCGCTCCCAGGCGCGCTCCTCGTCGTGGTAGAACTGCGTACAGAGCCCCATCACCGACCAGATCCGGGCGTGGCGCTTGAGACCCGTGACGACCGCGTGCGGGTCGTCGTAGAAGCCGTCGTTCCACGCCGGATCGGACCGGATGGTCTCCATGTGGGCGTCGATGAACAACTTGTCGTGGGGCGTCACCTTCGCCGTCCCGGCGATGGGCGCGGCGCGTTTGACCATCTCCGGGAACCGAACCGCCCACTCGTAGGTCTGCTGGGCGCCCATCGACCAGCCGAGCACGAGCTCCAGTTCCTCGATGCCGAACTCCTCGGTGACCAGTCGGTGCTGGGCGCGGATGTCGTCCTCGATGTTCACGTCCGGGAAGTTGCCCATGCCGCCGTCCCGTGGCGGCGTGTTGTGCGGCGACGTGGAGAGCCCGTTGCCCAGTTGGTTGGGCATGATGACGAAGTACTCCTTCGGGTCGATGGCCATGTCCTCACCCACGTACATCTCCATGTCCCGGTGGGTGCCCGAGTACATGTGTGGGAAGACGATGGCGTTGTCCTTCTTCTGGTTCAGCTTCCCGTGGGTCTGATACGCCAGTTTACAGTCCGGAATCCGC from Haloplanus salinus encodes:
- the argC gene encoding N-acetyl-gamma-glutamyl-phosphate reductase, whose translation is MTETYTASVVGASGFAGGELLRLLNGHPHFEVAQATSRSYERKTVGHQHPNLRGMDLRFTNPEDLDAVDVLFAATPHGVSMERIDAFRDAAGTVVDLSADFRLGSEAQYDEWYDGHTRPELLAASEYALPELNRGNLPGADLIASGGCNATATILGLKPLFDAGVLAGDEQVVVDVKVGSSEGGAGGGAASSHPERSGIVRPYAPTGHRHEAEIEEFLGLSVSFTVHAVDMIRGAAATCHVFPEGPVTKKDLWSAYRESYGDEPFMRTVAGGGGVYRYPEPKAVAGTNYGEVGFEIDPSNERVVVFSAIDNMMKGSAGQAVHAANISLGLAETAGLEFEGMHPVGAP
- a CDS encoding acetylglutamate/acetylaminoadipate kinase, with the protein product MTVVVKIGGAKAVDPAGAVTDIAGLVDDGEPVAVVHGGSTAVDDVLSRLGIDPTYVETPGGVVGRFTDEATMEAFTMAMGRVNSDLVATFREAGVDAVGLSGVDGGLVTGPRKSAVRVVEDGTKKIKRGDHSGKIESVNADLLEALLGDGYTPVVGPPMLADDGVAVNTDADRVAAAVAGALGATLVVLTDVAGVYADPDDPSTLIESVTTPAEYDALTDAAEGFMTKKVMAATEALESGASEVIVADANADAPVTAALGESGTHIRPNALEGP
- a CDS encoding aspartate aminotransferase family protein, yielding MSGFVFSEKPIGIERGEGATLYADDGTEYLDFGASYAVTPVGHCHPRVVDAVKAQVEDLMYVQASYPVEARTELYEKLATVSPPGLDNVWLCNSGTEANEAAIKFARNATGRSKIVATRRGFHGRTLGALAMTWKDKYKKPFEPLIDGVEFVSYGDSEELAEAVDEETAAVFLEPIQGEGGIHPADEGYLHAARSLTRKAGAALVFDEIQTGVGRTGTLWACERSQVSPDILTTAKGIASGLPLGATVCADWIADADPEHGSTFSGGPVVCAAANATLDVVVEEDLPTRAADVGSYLMESIEAADLPIREVRGEGLMIGLEVKRGSNRLLRDLALNEQVLALPAGRTVLRLLPPLTIGEEHADRFVESLEAVL
- a CDS encoding [LysW]-lysine hydrolase — protein: MTASEEALSDVSGAELTEARRLLVDLVSTPSPSGEETEAAERLVDFFEAHGREARIDEVGNVHAPADDAVLLTSHIDTVPGDIPVEIRDEGEGEELWGRGSVDATGPLSAMAVAAVETGVSFLGVVGEEVDSRGSRHVIESDRPEPGAVVNGEPSGWTGITLGYRGLLAGTYVATSESGHTSRPENNAIQDAMDWWSRVEEEFDPDEYLPVFERVTCKPTELEGGPSADGLSVEATLEVQFRVPPKYTVDDVREMADGQLDIGTVHWYDHVPPVMQSPRTDAARAFRAAIREAGGEPRLLRKTGTADMNVFASAWDCPMVTYGPGDSDLDHAPNEHLSLAEYDRSIEVLIDACHRLR
- the argF gene encoding ornithine carbamoyltransferase — protein: MIEATDVLDVDDLTAGDLETVLDRAAAIKAGEDENELTRRTLAMVFEKPSTRTRTSFETAMTRLGGHAIFLGPDDIHLGSGEPVKDTARALAGYADAIMARLFDHADAEELAAYADVPVINGLTDDAHPCQTLADLLTVRERFDGFDDVTVAWVGDGNNVAQSFVLGAALADLDLTVTTPPEYGVDDDVLDRAAELGRTPRVVDDPGAAVADADVVYTDVWVSMGEEDVREEKLRAFEGYQLNADLLAGNDALVMHCLPAHRGEEVTDEVVESDRSIVWQQAENRLHAQAGLLVELLA
- a CDS encoding DUF4242 domain-containing protein codes for the protein MPLYMDVHRNVDASVEDVVEAHKKDVETQEKHGVKYLNYWVDEDEGAVFCLFEGPSKEAGEKVHREAHGLTADEIFEVEQGE
- a CDS encoding alpha/beta fold hydrolase, whose amino-acid sequence is MTLENRHLANEYYTQAEHGDFDLFDLGDFELASGQRIPDCKLAYQTHGKLNQKKDNAIVFPHMYSGTHRDMEMYVGEDMAIDPKEYFVIMPNQLGNGLSTSPHNTPPRDGGMGNFPDVNIEDDIRAQHRLVTEEFGIEELELVLGWSMGAQQTYEWAVRFPEMVKRAAPIAGTAKVTPHDKLFIDAHMETIRSDPAWNDGFYDDPHAVVTGLKRHARIWSVMGLCTQFYHDEERAWERAGFTSVEDLVANFWEDWFLRMDPNDLLTMAKKWQNGDVSRNTDGDLAAALGRIEAKTFVMPFEEDMFFPVSDCAHEESMIPDSELRPIPSLWGHFTMFGVFEEDKQAIDDHIRELLETPV